A portion of the Malania oleifera isolate guangnan ecotype guangnan chromosome 3, ASM2987363v1, whole genome shotgun sequence genome contains these proteins:
- the LOC131151065 gene encoding putative beta-D-xylosidase, giving the protein MPLSHYSSNSSFFFVFFFFFFIFLFSCGDARGPFACDPANGLTRSLGFCRVNLSIQQRVRDLIARLTLQEKILLLVDNAAAVPRLGIQSYEWWSEALHGVSDLGPGVKFGGAFPGATSFPQVITTAASFNASLWRQIGQVVSDEARAMYNGGTAGLTYWSPNVNVLRDPRWGRAQETPGEDPAVVARYAVNYVKGLQSMAGGNRLKVAACCKHYTAYDLDNWKGVDRYHFNALVSEQDLEETFNVPFKACVMEGQVASVMCSYNQVNGRPTCADPNFRNIVRGQWHLNGYIVSDCDSVERLYNDQHYTKTPEDAAAQSIRAGLDLNCGTFLALHTAGAVQKGKLSEADVNWALTNTLTVQMRLGMFDGDPAAHAFGNLGPRDVCTQAHQSLALEAAHQGIVLLQNRGNSLPLSTSRHRIVAVIGPNSDATLTMIGNYHGAPCLFTSPLQGISKYAKTIHQLGCLDGVACNNNQLFARAEVAARRADATILVMGLDQSIEAEYLDRAGLLLPGLQQELILRAAQASKGPTILVLMSGGPVDISFAKNDPRIAAIVWAGYPGQAGGQAIADVLFGTANPGGKLPMTWYPNRYLSKVPMTNMALRSNPLTGYPGRTYRFYNGPVVFPFGFGLSYTKFVNTMVEAPTTVSVPVSSLHALKNSTQWSNTIRVTHTNCDKLSLGVHVDVQNIGSIDGPHTILLFSKSPKGKRAPIKQLVGFEKVHVVAGSRERVKIAVDVCKHLTVVDEDGIRRIPMGKHTLHLDDLKHSISLQASLDGERIKP; this is encoded by the exons ATGCCTTTGTCACACTACTCTTCcaattcttctttcttcttcgtcttcttcttcttcttcttcattttcttgtTCAGTTGCGGGGATGCCCGGGGGCCCTTCGCCTGCGACCCTGCAAACGGGCTGACCAGGAGCTTGGGGTTCTGCAGGGTCAACCTCTCTATACAGCAGAGGGTGAGGGACCTCATCGCACGCCTCACGCTGCAGGAGAAGATCCTGCTGCTCGTCGACAACGCCGCCGCCGTCCCCCGCCTCGGCATCCAGAGCTACGAGTGGTGGTCGGAGGCCCTCCACGGTGTCTCCGATCTTGGCCCCGGCGTCAAGTTCGGCGGCGCCTTCCCAGGTGCTACCAGCTTCCCCCAAGTCATCACCACGGCTGCCTCCTTCAACGCCTCCCTGTGGCGCCAGATTGGACAG GTTGTATCAGATGAAGCAAGGGCGATGTACAACGGAGGAACGGCAGGGCTGACATACTGGAGCCCAAACGTCAACGTATTGAGAGATCCCAGATGGGGCCGAGCGCAGGAGACTCCCGGCGAAGACCCCGCCGTTGTCGCTAGGTATGCCGTTAACTATGTAAAGGGACTTCAGAGCATGGCCGGCGGCAACCGCCTTAAGGTCGCTGCTTGTTGCAAGCACTACACTGCTTATGATCTTGATAATTGGAAAGGGGTAGATCGCTACCACTTCAATGCGCTG GTAAGTGAGCAGGATCTGGAAGAAACTTTTAATGTACCGTTTAAGGCATGCGTGATGGAAGGCCAAGTTGCTAGTGTCATGTGTTCCTACAACCAGGTTAACGGGAGACCCACCTGTGCTGATCCCAACTTCCGCAATATAGTTCGTGGCCAATGGCATCTTAATGG GTACATTGTGTCTGATTGTGACTCTGTAGAAAGATTATACAATGACCAACACTATACGAAAACTCCCGAAGATGCAGCTGCTCAATCCATTAGAGCAG GGTTGGATTTGAACTGTGGGACTTTCCTAGCACTCCACACCGCGGGAGCCGTGCAGAAAGGCAAGTTGAGTGAGGCGGATGTAAACTGGGCCTTAACTAATACACTTACAGTCCAAATGAGGTTGGGCATGTTTGATGGTGATCCAGCCGCGCACGCATTTGGGAACTTGGGCCCGAGAGACGTGTGCACTCAGGCCCACCAAAGCCTTGCCCTTGAGGCTGCCCACCAAGGCATTGTTCTACTACAGAATCGAGGAAACTCGTTGCCTTTGTCAACTTCGCGTCATCGAATTGTAGCGGTCATTGGGCCTAATTCCGATGCTACACTTACTATGATTGGAAACTATCACG GTGCACCATGCTTGTTTACATCTCCTCTACAAGGGATTAGCAAGTATGCTAAGACCATTCATCAACTTGGATGCTTAGACGGCGTGGCTTGCAATAACAACCAGTTGTTTGCTAGAGCAGAGGTTGCGGCCCGCCGTGCTGATGCCACCATCTTAGTGATGGGCTTGGACCAGTCTATTGAAGCAGAATATCTAGATAGAGCTGGGCTCCTCTTGCCTGGACTCCAACAGGAGCTCATATTAAGAGCTGCCCAGGCCTCGAAAGGCCCAACCATTTTGGTCTTGATGTCTGGTGGGCCTGTTGATATCTCGTTTGCTAAGAATGATCCTCGTATCGCTGCAATCGTATGGGCTGGATATCCAGGTCAAGCGGGGGGGCAAGCTATTGCAGATGTTTTGTTTGGAACAGCTAATCCAG GAGGAAAGCTACCTATGACGTGGTATCCAAACAGATACTTGTCGAAGGTGCCAATGACCAATATGGCCTTGCGGTCCAACCCATTGACGGGTTACCCAGGTCGAACCTATCGATTCTACAATGGCCCTGTAGTGTTTCCCTTCGGGTTTGGGTTAAGCTACACCAAATTCGTCAACACAATGGTTGAAGCCCCAACAACCGTTTCAGTACCTGTATCTAGCCTTCATGCCTTGAAAAACTCAACCCAATGGAGCAACACCATTCGGGTCACCCACACCAATTGTGACAAACTCTCATTAGGTGTACATGTGGATGTACAAAACATAGGCTCCATAGATGGACCGCACACTATTCTTCTGTTCTCTAAATCGCCAAAGGGAAAGCGAGCTCCAATCAAGCAATTGGTGGGTTTTGAGAAGGTCCATGTGGTGGCTGGGTCTCGAGAACGGGTCAAGATTGCTGTTGATGTGTGCAAACACCTTACTGTTGTGGATGAAGATGGAATTCGAAGGATTCCAATGGGCAAACATACCCTTCACCTCGACGATCTTAAGCATTCCATTTCTCTCCAAGCAAGTTTGGATGGAGAGAGAATTAAACCTTAA